From the Rhodoferax mekongensis genome, one window contains:
- a CDS encoding sugar kinase, with the protein MGETMALLVAQEPGPLAGVQSFTKRIAGADTNVAIGLARLGFKVGWVSRLGADSFGSYVRKTVEAEGVDTSQVETDLQRSTGFMLKSRSVDGSDPSIEYYRRGSAASQLSVGHLSTDYALRARHVHTTGITPALSPAARELVAHAMQILRAAGRSVSFDPNLRPSLWPDTATMRDTLNDLARHADWVLPGIDEGKLLTGQNTPADMAAWYLDRGAKAVVIKQGAQGAYFRTAAGEQGHVPGVTVPVVVDTVGAGDAFAVGIISAQLEGLSWQRALRRANWIASRALQVVGDMEGLPTRAELMAQNLE; encoded by the coding sequence ATGGGCGAAACCATGGCGCTGCTGGTCGCCCAAGAGCCCGGCCCACTGGCCGGGGTGCAGAGTTTCACCAAACGCATTGCGGGGGCCGACACCAATGTAGCCATCGGCCTGGCCCGTCTGGGTTTCAAAGTCGGTTGGGTAAGCCGACTGGGGGCCGATTCGTTTGGCAGCTATGTGCGCAAGACCGTCGAGGCCGAAGGTGTGGACACGTCCCAGGTCGAGACCGACCTGCAACGCTCCACCGGTTTCATGCTCAAGTCGCGCAGCGTCGATGGCAGCGACCCGTCCATCGAGTACTACCGGCGCGGCTCCGCCGCCAGCCAACTCAGCGTGGGGCACCTCAGCACCGACTACGCCCTGCGCGCGCGGCATGTGCACACTACGGGCATCACACCGGCCCTGTCACCGGCCGCCCGCGAGCTGGTGGCCCACGCCATGCAAATCCTGCGCGCCGCTGGGCGCAGCGTGTCGTTTGACCCCAACCTGCGCCCCAGCTTGTGGCCTGATACCGCCACCATGCGCGACACCCTCAACGACCTGGCCCGCCATGCGGATTGGGTGCTGCCGGGAATCGACGAAGGCAAACTGCTGACCGGGCAAAACACTCCGGCCGACATGGCGGCGTGGTACCTGGACAGGGGCGCAAAAGCGGTAGTGATCAAGCAGGGGGCGCAAGGCGCCTACTTCCGCACCGCTGCCGGCGAGCAAGGCCATGTACCCGGCGTAACCGTGCCCGTGGTAGTCGACACCGTGGGTGCCGGTGATGCCTTTGCCGTGGGCATCATCAGCGCACAGCTGGAAGGCTTGAGCTGGCAACGCGCTTTGCGCCGCGCCAACTGGATTGCTTCACGCGCCCTGCAGGTGGTGGGGGACATGGAAGGCCTGCCCACCCGCGCTGAACTCATGGCACAGAATCTGGAATAA
- a CDS encoding NAD(P)/FAD-dependent oxidoreductase has product MSQSVQAAASAAHAPSYYAASGLPQPERAPLRGSVEADVVVIGAGYTGLSSALHLAEAGFKVVVLEAAKVGWGASGRNGGQLVHSYSRDMDVIEARYGSTTAQALGSMAFEGAKIIRERIEKYQIDCHFKPGGMFAAITAKQVKQLERHKQLWERYGHQQLSLLDATESEVAIGTGRYRATLLDHSAGHMHPLRLAQGEAAAFESLGGVVHEGSPVLRIERGDPAVVHTAQGQVKARFVIVACNAYIGGLEPQLASRSMPCGTQVIATEPLGDRFPEILPTDYCVEDSNFLLDYFRLSGDRRLLYGGGVIYGARDPQHVESIIRPKLLKTFPQLKDVRIDYGWTGNFLLTLSRLPEVGRLSSNIYYSQGCSGHGVTFTHLIGRVLSEVIQGQANRFDAFANLPHYPFPGGRWFRVPLTALGAWYYDLRDKLQI; this is encoded by the coding sequence ATGTCCCAGTCTGTCCAAGCGGCGGCGTCGGCCGCGCACGCCCCTTCTTATTACGCCGCCAGCGGGCTGCCCCAACCGGAGCGAGCTCCCTTGAGGGGGAGTGTCGAAGCCGATGTCGTCGTCATCGGTGCCGGCTACACCGGCCTGTCGTCAGCATTGCATTTAGCCGAAGCCGGATTCAAAGTGGTGGTTCTGGAAGCGGCCAAAGTGGGTTGGGGCGCTTCAGGCCGCAATGGTGGCCAGTTGGTGCACAGCTACTCGCGGGACATGGATGTGATTGAGGCTCGCTATGGCAGCACCACCGCGCAAGCCCTGGGCAGCATGGCCTTCGAGGGTGCCAAAATCATCCGCGAGCGGATTGAGAAGTACCAGATTGACTGTCACTTCAAACCGGGTGGCATGTTTGCCGCCATCACTGCCAAGCAAGTCAAGCAGTTGGAGCGCCACAAACAGCTCTGGGAGCGCTACGGTCACCAGCAGCTGAGCCTTTTGGACGCGACTGAAAGCGAAGTCGCCATAGGCACCGGGCGCTACCGCGCCACTTTGCTCGATCACAGTGCCGGACACATGCATCCACTGCGCTTGGCTCAAGGCGAAGCTGCTGCATTCGAGTCACTGGGGGGTGTCGTGCACGAGGGCTCGCCGGTGCTGCGCATTGAGCGCGGCGACCCTGCCGTGGTGCACACCGCACAAGGGCAAGTCAAAGCGCGTTTTGTGATCGTAGCCTGCAACGCCTATATCGGCGGGCTGGAGCCTCAGCTGGCTTCGCGGTCCATGCCTTGTGGTACCCAGGTCATTGCCACTGAACCTCTGGGCGATCGCTTCCCCGAAATCCTGCCCACCGACTACTGCGTCGAGGACAGCAACTTTCTGCTGGACTATTTCCGCCTCTCCGGTGACCGGCGCTTGCTGTATGGCGGTGGCGTGATTTACGGCGCCCGGGACCCGCAGCATGTGGAGTCCATCATCCGGCCCAAGCTGCTGAAAACATTTCCTCAATTGAAAGATGTTCGCATCGACTATGGCTGGACGGGCAACTTCCTGCTGACCCTGTCGCGTCTGCCGGAAGTTGGGCGCCTGAGTTCCAATATTTACTACTCGCAAGGCTGCTCAGGGCACGGGGTTACCTTCACCCATTTGATCGGACGGGTACTCAGCGAGGTGATTCAAGGCCAAGCCAACCGCTTCGATGCTTTTGCCAATCTGCCGCATTACCCCTTCCCGGGCGGGCGGTGGTTCAGGGTGCCGCTCACCGCGCTGGGCGCTTGGTATTACGACCTCCGGGACAAACTGCAAATCTAG
- a CDS encoding mannitol dehydrogenase family protein yields MNRLNDTTLAALPASVARPAYDRRALKTGIVHLGIGAFMRAHMAAATEAAIAAGDMRWGIAGVSLRQPDTRDALAPQDGLYTLAIRDADAQGQPRQRLQVIGAVLRLLVAPENPQAVLEHIAAPDTRIVSLTVTEKGYCHDPATGALRLDHPDIVHDLAHPQAPRSAIGMLVYGLQLRHTLGHGPLTLMSLDNLPANGRVLRAAVLRFAEEIDSKLSLWIERQCCFPCSMVDRIVPKTTDADRAAVSAALGCADAWPVLGEPFFDWAIEDEFAADRPDWTLGGARFVPDAEPFERLKLRMVNGTHSSLAYLGAMAGWQTVDKAIAQPALRSHIEALMRDEIEPTLPALPGLDVATYRHNLLARYANPALAHRTHQIAMDGSQKLPQRLLGTLRDRLARQLPVTRMALGLATWMHYLRGVDEQGQAYRIDDPHAEALCTLYQQNLSQGVNTQSVDAMLAYAPVFGDLAGNATLTAALILLLQSLQTVGVAATLEAVNRGELTA; encoded by the coding sequence ATGAACCGATTGAATGACACCACGCTCGCAGCCCTGCCAGCCTCCGTGGCCCGCCCGGCCTACGACCGCCGGGCGCTGAAAACCGGCATCGTGCATTTGGGCATTGGCGCTTTCATGCGCGCCCACATGGCGGCTGCCACGGAAGCCGCCATAGCCGCCGGCGATATGCGTTGGGGCATTGCCGGCGTGTCCCTGCGCCAGCCCGATACGCGCGATGCCCTTGCACCTCAGGACGGGCTTTACACACTGGCCATTCGGGATGCGGACGCCCAGGGCCAGCCCCGCCAGCGCCTGCAGGTGATTGGCGCGGTGCTGCGCCTGCTGGTCGCCCCCGAAAACCCACAAGCGGTGCTTGAACACATCGCGGCCCCCGACACCCGGATCGTGAGCCTGACGGTGACCGAGAAAGGCTACTGCCATGACCCGGCTACCGGCGCCTTGCGCTTGGACCATCCGGATATCGTCCATGACCTGGCCCACCCGCAAGCACCCCGCTCTGCCATAGGCATGCTGGTCTATGGTTTGCAACTGCGCCACACACTGGGCCACGGCCCGTTGACGCTGATGTCACTGGACAACCTGCCGGCCAACGGGCGTGTGCTGCGTGCTGCCGTGCTGCGGTTTGCTGAAGAAATTGATAGCAAACTATCCTTATGGATAGAGCGCCAGTGCTGTTTTCCATGCTCCATGGTGGACCGCATCGTGCCCAAAACCACCGATGCTGATCGTGCCGCGGTGAGCGCTGCGCTGGGCTGCGCGGATGCCTGGCCCGTGCTGGGCGAGCCGTTTTTTGACTGGGCGATTGAAGACGAGTTTGCGGCAGACCGCCCGGACTGGACATTGGGCGGTGCGCGCTTTGTGCCCGATGCCGAGCCCTTTGAGCGACTCAAGCTGCGCATGGTGAACGGCACCCATTCCAGCCTCGCCTACCTGGGCGCGATGGCTGGCTGGCAGACGGTGGACAAGGCCATTGCACAGCCCGCCCTGCGCAGCCACATCGAAGCGCTGATGCGTGACGAGATTGAACCCACCCTGCCCGCTTTGCCCGGCTTGGATGTAGCCACCTACCGCCACAATCTGTTGGCCCGCTATGCCAACCCCGCCCTGGCCCACCGTACCCACCAGATCGCCATGGACGGCTCACAAAAGCTGCCCCAGCGCCTGCTGGGCACGCTGCGCGATCGCCTTGCACGTCAACTACCCGTCACACGCATGGCCTTAGGTCTAGCCACCTGGATGCACTACCTTCGAGGTGTGGACGAACAGGGTCAGGCCTACCGCATTGACGACCCGCATGCGGAGGCACTCTGCACTCTCTACCAACAGAACCTCAGTCAGGGCGTGAACACGCAATCGGTAGACGCCATGCTGGCCTATGCGCCGGTGTTCGGCGACTTGGCTGGTAACGCCACGCTCACCGCCGCCTTGATTCTGCTGTTGCAATCGCTACAAACGGTCGGCGTCGCAGCCACCCTGGAAGCGGTCAATCGTGGGGAGCTCACAGCGTGA
- a CDS encoding YceI family protein — protein sequence MRKPGYLLGLLATLGLWACSSQPERVPGPQPVPAEATSARPSTPPTPPTLANLKSYRIAPAESRLRILVYRGGTMARLGHNHVISSADLQGQIWRGATAESSGFEMEVPVNTLIVDDNAARSEEGEDFPLNVSEDAKAGTKANMLRPTLLDGEHFPKISIRAIRITGSAASPDVVASMRIKDQTREIRLPVTLSETNRDLAIQGSFEIRQSDFGITPLSIAMGALTVQDTEKIKFRLVARVVPASP from the coding sequence ATGCGCAAGCCTGGCTACCTGTTGGGGCTGCTGGCCACCCTGGGGCTCTGGGCGTGCAGCTCACAGCCTGAGCGCGTGCCAGGCCCTCAACCTGTCCCTGCAGAAGCCACGTCAGCAAGGCCCTCGACGCCGCCCACGCCCCCAACACTTGCCAATCTGAAGAGCTATCGCATAGCGCCGGCTGAGTCCCGCTTGCGCATTCTGGTGTACCGGGGCGGCACCATGGCCCGACTGGGGCACAACCATGTCATCAGCTCTGCCGACTTGCAAGGGCAAATATGGCGCGGAGCCACTGCAGAGAGCTCCGGGTTTGAGATGGAGGTCCCGGTCAACACCCTGATCGTCGATGACAACGCTGCCCGGTCCGAAGAGGGAGAAGACTTTCCCCTCAACGTGAGTGAAGATGCCAAAGCGGGCACCAAGGCCAACATGCTGCGCCCTACCCTGCTGGATGGTGAGCATTTCCCGAAGATCAGTATCCGCGCCATCCGCATCACCGGAAGCGCTGCCAGCCCCGACGTCGTGGCCAGCATGCGTATCAAGGACCAGACGCGCGAGATACGGCTGCCCGTCACGCTGAGCGAGACAAACAGGGACTTGGCAATTCAAGGCAGCTTTGAGATCCGCCAGTCGGATTTCGGCATCACCCCCTTGAGCATCGCCATGGGGGCGCTGACGGTGCAAGACACTGAGAAAATCAAGTTTCGGCTGGTGGCCCGGGTCGTCCCCGCATCGCCCTGA
- a CDS encoding aldehyde dehydrogenase, whose translation MTTPDSTSPWHARAASLVTDGRLFINGERVPAKDGQTFEKHSPLNGLGLGTVARGQKADIDAAVAAARAAFADRRWAGQSPKARKKVLQRWSELVLAARDELALLETLDMGKPISHSLAVDVPATANCIAWYGEAVDKLYDEIAPTADTALALITREAMGVIGAIVPWNYPLIMAAWKLGPALAAGNSVVLKPSEKSPYTALRLAELALEAGLPAGVFNVVTGYGHEAGEALALHMDVDAIGFTGSTRIGRRMLACSAESNLKRVYNELGGKSAFVVFNDAKDVAAAARAAAGSVFYNQGESCNAPTRLLVQQDVVPEFMAALQDEVRKYLPGDPLQESTEMGALVDAGQMSTVLGYIHQGQAEGANIAFGGRRVRSETGGYFVEPTIFEGVRNDMKIAREEIFGPVLGVIPFANEAEALALANDSVYGLQASVWSSQIDRAHRVARGLKAGTVHVNQYDEDDITVPFGGYKQSGNGRDKSLHAFDKYTELKTTWLRIDA comes from the coding sequence ATGACTACACCCGATTCCACTTCCCCTTGGCATGCGCGTGCCGCTTCACTGGTCACCGATGGGCGGCTATTTATCAATGGCGAGCGTGTTCCCGCCAAGGACGGCCAAACCTTTGAGAAGCACTCGCCGTTGAACGGATTGGGTTTGGGTACCGTCGCCCGTGGACAAAAAGCTGACATTGATGCCGCAGTGGCGGCAGCCCGCGCGGCGTTTGCTGATCGGCGTTGGGCAGGGCAGTCGCCCAAGGCCCGCAAAAAGGTGCTCCAGCGTTGGTCGGAACTGGTGCTAGCTGCCCGCGATGAATTGGCATTGCTGGAGACCTTGGACATGGGCAAGCCTATCTCTCACAGCCTGGCGGTTGACGTGCCTGCCACGGCCAACTGCATCGCTTGGTACGGTGAGGCAGTCGACAAGCTGTACGACGAAATTGCACCCACGGCAGACACTGCCTTGGCACTCATCACCCGGGAGGCCATGGGTGTCATCGGCGCCATCGTCCCATGGAACTACCCGCTCATCATGGCCGCCTGGAAACTGGGCCCTGCTTTGGCTGCGGGAAACAGCGTGGTGCTCAAGCCCAGCGAAAAGTCCCCCTATACCGCCCTGCGATTGGCCGAATTGGCGCTCGAGGCAGGTTTGCCCGCAGGCGTCTTCAATGTGGTGACCGGTTATGGCCATGAGGCGGGCGAGGCCCTTGCGCTGCACATGGATGTGGATGCTATTGGTTTCACCGGCTCCACCCGCATCGGCCGGCGCATGCTGGCGTGTTCTGCTGAGTCCAACCTCAAGCGGGTGTACAACGAGCTGGGTGGTAAATCCGCCTTTGTGGTGTTCAACGATGCCAAAGATGTGGCCGCTGCAGCCCGGGCTGCAGCAGGCTCTGTGTTCTACAACCAGGGCGAGTCTTGTAATGCGCCTACACGCCTGTTGGTGCAGCAGGATGTGGTGCCCGAGTTCATGGCGGCCTTGCAGGACGAAGTCCGCAAATACTTGCCTGGTGACCCGCTACAGGAGTCCACGGAAATGGGTGCCTTGGTAGACGCGGGGCAAATGAGCACCGTGTTGGGTTACATCCATCAAGGTCAGGCTGAGGGTGCCAACATTGCTTTCGGCGGCCGGCGTGTGCGGTCCGAGACGGGTGGCTATTTTGTGGAGCCCACGATCTTCGAGGGTGTGCGTAACGACATGAAGATTGCACGCGAAGAGATCTTCGGTCCGGTGCTTGGCGTGATTCCTTTTGCCAACGAGGCGGAGGCGCTGGCTTTGGCCAATGACAGTGTGTATGGCTTGCAGGCCAGTGTCTGGAGCAGCCAGATTGACCGCGCGCACCGGGTAGCCCGCGGCCTGAAGGCCGGCACCGTACATGTGAACCAGTACGACGAAGACGACATCACGGTGCCATTCGGTGGCTACAAGCAGTCCGGTAACGGGCGTGACAAATCCTTGCACGCCTTTGACAAGTACACCGAGCTGAAGACCACCTGGCTCCGGATCGACGCCTGA
- the manD gene encoding D-mannonate dehydratase ManD, whose translation MKIISAKVIICAPSRNFVTLKIETDEGLTGIGDATLNGRELAVASYLTEHVIPCLIGRDPQQIEDIWQYLYKGAYWRRGPVTMSAIAGVDTALWDIKAKAANMPLYQLLGGKSRTGVMVYGHANGKDITQTVEEVLRYKEMGYKAIRAQSGVPGLEKVYGVGRGTMFYEPADADLPSEHDWSTEKYLRHTPELFDKVRAAVGPDIHLLHDVHHRLTPIEAGRLGKDLEPYRLFWMEDATPAENQEAFRLIRQHTTTPLAVGEIFNTIWDCKDLIENQLIDYIRTTVVHAGGITHLRRIADLAALYQVRTGSHGATDLSPVCMGAALNFDLWVPNFGIQEYMRHTDETDAVFPHAYSFKDGFMHPGEAPGHGVTIDEELAAKYPYKRAYLPVNRLQHDGTLTNW comes from the coding sequence ATGAAAATCATTTCCGCCAAAGTCATCATTTGCGCACCGAGTCGCAACTTTGTCACCCTGAAAATCGAAACCGATGAGGGCCTGACCGGCATCGGCGATGCGACGCTCAACGGTCGCGAGCTGGCCGTAGCCAGCTACCTGACCGAGCACGTCATTCCCTGCCTGATAGGCCGCGACCCGCAGCAGATTGAAGACATCTGGCAGTACCTCTACAAAGGTGCCTACTGGCGCCGCGGCCCGGTCACCATGAGCGCCATTGCCGGCGTGGACACCGCCCTGTGGGACATCAAGGCCAAGGCCGCCAACATGCCGCTGTACCAGTTGCTGGGCGGCAAGAGCCGCACTGGTGTCATGGTCTACGGCCATGCCAACGGCAAAGACATCACGCAAACCGTGGAAGAAGTGCTGCGCTACAAAGAGATGGGCTACAAGGCCATCCGCGCCCAAAGCGGCGTGCCCGGCCTGGAGAAGGTGTACGGCGTGGGCCGCGGCACCATGTTCTACGAACCTGCCGATGCCGACCTGCCCAGCGAGCACGACTGGTCCACCGAGAAGTACCTGCGCCACACGCCCGAGTTGTTCGACAAAGTGCGCGCTGCCGTGGGCCCGGACATCCACCTGCTGCATGATGTGCACCACCGACTTACCCCGATTGAAGCCGGCCGCTTGGGCAAGGACCTGGAGCCCTACCGCCTGTTCTGGATGGAAGACGCCACACCTGCCGAAAACCAGGAAGCCTTCCGCCTGATCCGCCAGCACACCACCACGCCGCTGGCGGTGGGCGAGATTTTCAACACCATCTGGGACTGCAAGGACCTGATCGAGAACCAGCTGATCGACTACATCCGCACCACGGTGGTCCATGCCGGGGGCATCACCCACCTACGCCGCATCGCCGACCTGGCGGCGCTTTACCAGGTGCGCACCGGTTCGCACGGGGCCACCGATTTGTCGCCGGTGTGCATGGGCGCAGCGCTCAACTTTGACCTCTGGGTACCCAACTTTGGCATCCAGGAATACATGCGCCACACCGACGAAACGGATGCCGTGTTCCCCCACGCCTACAGCTTCAAGGACGGCTTCATGCACCCCGGCGAGGCACCCGGCCATGGCGTGACGATTGACGAGGAACTGGCGGCCAAGTACCCGTACAAACGCGCCTACCTGCCGGTCAACCGGCTGCAACACGACGGTACGCTGACCAACTGGTGA
- a CDS encoding zinc-binding alcohol dehydrogenase family protein yields the protein MLTVVCETPGTLRAHDTPKPERAEGEVLLRVKRVGVCGTDLHIFTGNQPYLNYPRVMGHELSGIVEEAPEGGALQAGDTVYVMPYLSCGTCIACRAGKTNCCTRIQVLGVHRDGAFTEYLSVPQQFVHKANGVTLDQAAMVEFLAIGAHAVRRAQVQKGQRVLVVGAGPIGMAAMIFAKLRGAAVTALDSRQDRLNFCTSALGVSAGVTLGDSDEAELATLTNQEFFDVVFDATGNPKAMERGFKFVAHGGTYTLISVVASNITFSDPEFHKREMTLMGSRNATTEDFQTVLEAMRAGLIPTALNTHRMPLADVPEKFKDLLNPTAGVIKAIVEC from the coding sequence ATGTTGACCGTTGTTTGCGAAACCCCCGGCACCCTGCGTGCCCATGACACCCCCAAGCCAGAGCGTGCGGAAGGCGAGGTGCTGCTGCGCGTGAAACGCGTGGGCGTATGCGGCACCGACCTGCACATCTTCACCGGCAACCAGCCCTATCTGAACTACCCCCGCGTAATGGGGCATGAGCTCTCAGGGATTGTGGAGGAAGCGCCCGAGGGCGGCGCGCTGCAAGCCGGCGACACCGTGTACGTGATGCCCTACCTGTCCTGCGGAACCTGCATTGCGTGCCGCGCAGGCAAGACCAACTGCTGCACCCGCATCCAGGTGCTGGGCGTACACCGCGACGGTGCCTTCACGGAGTACTTGAGCGTGCCGCAGCAATTTGTGCACAAGGCCAATGGTGTCACGCTGGACCAGGCTGCGATGGTGGAGTTTCTCGCCATCGGTGCTCATGCAGTACGCAGGGCTCAGGTCCAAAAAGGGCAGCGCGTGTTGGTCGTGGGCGCAGGCCCCATTGGCATGGCCGCCATGATTTTTGCCAAGTTGCGCGGGGCTGCGGTGACGGCCCTCGACAGCCGGCAGGACCGGCTGAACTTCTGCACCAGCGCACTGGGCGTCAGTGCCGGTGTCACCTTGGGCGATAGTGACGAGGCTGAACTGGCCACGCTCACCAACCAGGAGTTCTTTGACGTGGTGTTTGATGCCACCGGCAACCCCAAGGCCATGGAGCGCGGGTTTAAATTTGTGGCCCACGGTGGCACCTACACACTGATCTCCGTCGTTGCCTCCAACATTACCTTCTCCGACCCGGAGTTCCACAAACGGGAGATGACGCTGATGGGCAGCCGTAACGCCACCACCGAAGACTTCCAGACCGTGCTGGAAGCCATGCGTGCGGGTTTGATCCCGACCGCATTGAACACCCACCGCATGCCCCTCGCCGACGTTCCTGAAAAGTTCAAGGACCTGTTGAACCCTACAGCAGGTGTCATCAAAGCCATCGTGGAGTGCTAA